The following proteins are encoded in a genomic region of Herminiimonas arsenicoxydans:
- the ompR2 gene encoding Transcriptional regulatory protein OmpR (Evidence 2a : Function of homologous gene experimentally demonstrated in an other organism; PubMedId : 6292199, 3010044, 8063417; Product type r : regulator), with translation MIEDDQRLAAMVATYLGQNGFDVQHSATAAEGLQQLQHASAGESFAIVLLDLMLPDADGLDVCRQIRAFPAPLNTLPIVMLTAKGDPMDRVVGLELGADDYIPKPFEPRELLARLRAVLRRQHTTPATDGHVLRFGRLEIDLDARMIRLDDQDKPVTSYQFNLLAAMAERAGRVLSREQLMDAVKGEPLEAFDRSIDVHIGRLRAAIEDDPKQPKRIITVRGAGYVFAKAQDV, from the coding sequence ATGATCGAAGACGACCAGCGCCTTGCAGCGATGGTCGCCACCTATCTTGGCCAGAACGGCTTCGATGTGCAGCACAGCGCCACCGCCGCTGAGGGGCTGCAGCAGTTGCAGCACGCGAGCGCGGGCGAATCTTTCGCCATCGTCCTGCTGGACCTGATGCTGCCGGATGCAGACGGGCTCGATGTCTGTCGCCAGATACGCGCATTTCCGGCACCGCTGAATACCCTGCCCATCGTCATGCTGACTGCCAAGGGTGACCCCATGGATCGCGTGGTCGGGCTTGAACTCGGCGCCGACGATTACATTCCAAAACCGTTTGAACCGCGCGAATTGCTGGCACGTTTGCGCGCCGTGCTGCGACGCCAGCACACCACACCAGCTACCGACGGACACGTGCTGCGCTTCGGCCGGCTCGAAATCGACCTGGATGCACGCATGATTCGCCTCGACGATCAGGACAAGCCGGTCACGTCCTATCAATTCAATCTGTTGGCGGCCATGGCCGAACGCGCCGGGCGCGTACTGTCGCGCGAACAACTGATGGATGCCGTCAAGGGCGAACCGCTGGAAGCCTTCGATCGTTCCATCGATGTGCACATCGGCCGTCTGCGCGCCGCCATCGAAGACGATCCCAAACAACCCAAACGCATCATCACCGTACGCGGTGCCGGCTACGTATTTGCAAAGGCGCAGGATGTCTGA
- a CDS encoding Putative sensory histidine kinase in two-component regulatory system (Evidence 3 : Function proposed based on presence of conserved amino acid motif, structural feature or limited homology; Product type pr : putative regulator), with protein MLISLTIAGLLFAAAWRINADSRQIGPSLESFAAIASDVLPPPEASNEEQQQALTRWQSRMRADLALYSAKREKIAAAGRELPPLDAAQTVSGWMGGGPPVFAVKLPDDRWLVGQHPGRRKPPFSFFTTLLLIGLAIGIGSYPIVRRLTRRLERLQTSVEALGAGQLSTRIAVEGQDEVGRLASSFNRSAARIEALVDAQKALLANASHELRSPLARIRMAIELMGPAAQPEIRSELKRNIGELDQLIDEILLASRLDATADATQTFETIDLTALLAEECARIGAQLDAQAIELSGDARLLRRLVRNLLENARRYGNDTPITVTLAAAPGNTVLLQVCDGGPGVPVAERENIFEPFYRVAGASEREGGVGLGLSLVRQIARRHGGDVVYVARDEPGSCFRVTLPA; from the coding sequence ATGCTGATCAGCCTCACCATCGCCGGCCTGCTGTTCGCCGCCGCATGGCGCATCAATGCCGATTCGCGGCAGATCGGCCCCAGCCTGGAATCGTTTGCCGCCATTGCCTCCGATGTCCTGCCTCCTCCCGAAGCCAGCAACGAAGAACAGCAGCAGGCGCTTACGCGCTGGCAATCGCGCATGCGCGCCGACCTGGCGCTGTATTCAGCCAAGCGCGAAAAAATCGCTGCCGCCGGACGTGAGCTGCCGCCGCTGGATGCCGCGCAAACCGTCAGCGGCTGGATGGGCGGCGGGCCGCCGGTATTCGCCGTCAAACTGCCGGACGATCGCTGGCTGGTCGGCCAGCATCCGGGGCGGCGCAAACCGCCCTTCAGTTTTTTCACCACGCTGCTCCTGATCGGGCTGGCGATAGGCATAGGTTCATATCCTATCGTGCGTCGTCTGACGCGCCGGCTGGAGCGCCTGCAAACCAGTGTCGAAGCGCTGGGGGCCGGGCAATTGTCGACACGCATTGCGGTAGAAGGACAGGATGAAGTAGGTCGTCTGGCAAGCAGCTTCAATCGCTCGGCGGCACGCATAGAAGCGCTGGTCGATGCGCAGAAGGCCTTGCTGGCGAACGCCTCGCATGAATTGCGCTCGCCGCTGGCGCGCATACGCATGGCGATTGAATTGATGGGTCCGGCAGCACAGCCGGAAATCCGCAGTGAACTGAAGCGCAACATCGGCGAGCTGGATCAATTGATCGATGAGATTTTACTGGCCAGCCGGCTCGATGCTACCGCTGACGCTACACAGACATTTGAAACAATAGATCTGACTGCACTGCTCGCGGAAGAATGCGCGCGCATCGGCGCGCAACTGGATGCACAGGCCATCGAGTTGTCCGGCGATGCACGGCTGCTGCGCCGCCTGGTGCGCAATCTGCTGGAAAATGCCAGGCGCTACGGCAATGACACGCCGATTACCGTGACCCTGGCGGCTGCACCGGGCAACACTGTCCTGTTGCAGGTGTGCGATGGCGGTCCCGGCGTGCCGGTGGCAGAACGGGAAAATATTTTCGAACCCTTTTATCGCGTGGCGGGCGCCAGCGAACGCGAAGGCGGGGTCGGTCTCGGCTTGAGCCTGGTGCGGCAAATCGCGCGCCGGCATGGCGGCGACGTCGTATATGTCGCACGCGATGAACCGGGCAGCTGCTTCAGGGTCACATTGCCGGCATAA
- a CDS encoding Putative para-aminobenzoate synthase (Aminodeoxychorismate synthase) PabB (Evidence 3 : Function proposed based on presence of conserved amino acid motif, structural feature or limited homology; Product type pe : putative enzyme) gives MSLFVPADSSHDCFALLDDCDASADQARSRLYSAHAGTLSCRRADQLPDLLQQMQAHLLHGRFAVVLFAYELGAALHGIAPHADDQPLAEILLFDRCEKLSAQQVTSWLAQQESPTPAGIANVHADIDQADFDAALARIHDYIAAGDTYQVNYTYRLRFDAYGSLHALYRRLRERQPVPYGALIALPDGRAVLSLSPELFVQHEQGRLTVRPMKGTAAASGDSQQDQVSAHALASDPKNRAENLMIVDLLRNDLGRIAEVGSVVVDKLFDVQRYSSVLQMTSTVHAQLRAGLALPEIFEALYPCGSITGAPKHRTMQIIRELEASPRGIYTGAIGWFDPPQDAQAVGNFCLSVPIRTLQLQSQSQNGQRIRRGEMGVGAGIVHDSQTQAEYEECRLKARFLTGMPGEFELFETIYATRAEGCRHLERHLQRLQRSADYFGFACDAAVIRTQLRDACAGLAENLACRLRLALQADGNCTIHTAPLAALELPVKILLAEHPTDAGDIFLRHKTTIRSVYDAAWRAAEQQGAFDQLFCNSAGQLSEGGRSTVFVKLAGRWYTPPLSAGVLPGVMRAVLLDDPAWQAQEKILTLDDLRAADEVIVCNALRGVLPAQIVWPD, from the coding sequence ATGTCTCTGTTTGTTCCCGCCGATTCTTCCCATGATTGCTTCGCGCTGCTCGACGATTGCGACGCCAGCGCAGATCAGGCGCGTTCGCGTCTTTATTCTGCGCATGCCGGTACCTTGTCGTGCCGGCGCGCAGATCAATTGCCGGACTTGCTGCAGCAGATGCAGGCGCACTTGCTGCACGGTCGCTTTGCCGTTGTGCTGTTTGCCTATGAATTAGGCGCAGCCCTGCACGGTATTGCGCCGCACGCAGATGATCAGCCGCTGGCTGAAATACTGTTGTTCGACCGTTGCGAAAAACTGTCTGCGCAGCAGGTGACCAGCTGGCTGGCGCAACAGGAATCGCCGACGCCGGCAGGAATCGCCAATGTGCATGCAGACATCGATCAAGCGGACTTCGATGCCGCACTGGCGCGTATCCACGATTACATAGCGGCAGGCGATACCTACCAGGTCAATTACACCTACCGTTTGCGCTTCGACGCTTACGGCTCGCTGCATGCGCTGTATCGCCGCCTGCGCGAGCGCCAGCCGGTTCCATATGGCGCACTGATTGCGTTGCCGGATGGCCGTGCAGTGCTGTCCCTGTCGCCGGAACTGTTTGTCCAGCATGAGCAAGGTCGGCTGACAGTGCGGCCCATGAAGGGCACGGCGGCTGCCAGCGGCGACTCGCAGCAGGATCAAGTGTCGGCACATGCTCTGGCAAGCGACCCGAAAAATCGCGCAGAAAATCTGATGATCGTCGATCTCTTGCGCAACGATCTGGGACGGATTGCCGAAGTTGGTTCTGTGGTGGTCGACAAACTGTTCGACGTGCAGCGCTATAGCAGCGTGCTGCAAATGACCTCGACCGTGCATGCGCAATTGCGCGCCGGCCTGGCATTGCCGGAGATATTCGAGGCCTTGTATCCCTGCGGTTCGATTACCGGCGCACCCAAACACCGGACGATGCAAATCATCCGCGAACTGGAAGCCAGTCCGCGCGGGATTTACACCGGTGCCATCGGCTGGTTCGATCCGCCGCAGGATGCGCAGGCAGTCGGTAATTTCTGTCTGTCGGTGCCCATCCGCACCTTGCAATTACAGTCGCAGTCGCAGAACGGACAGCGTATTCGTCGCGGCGAAATGGGGGTGGGTGCCGGTATCGTGCATGACAGCCAGACACAGGCGGAGTACGAAGAATGCCGGCTCAAGGCGCGCTTCCTGACCGGCATGCCGGGTGAATTTGAATTGTTTGAAACGATATACGCTACGCGTGCTGAAGGATGCCGCCATCTTGAACGCCATCTGCAGCGCTTGCAGCGATCGGCAGACTATTTCGGTTTTGCATGCGATGCGGCCGTGATACGCACACAGTTGCGCGATGCCTGCGCGGGGCTGGCGGAAAACCTTGCCTGCCGCTTGCGCCTGGCCTTGCAGGCGGATGGCAATTGCACGATACACACTGCGCCGCTGGCGGCGCTGGAGCTGCCGGTCAAGATTCTGCTGGCGGAACATCCTACCGATGCCGGCGATATTTTCCTGCGCCACAAGACCACGATCAGAAGCGTTTACGACGCCGCATGGCGTGCGGCGGAACAGCAGGGCGCATTCGACCAATTGTTTTGCAATAGCGCGGGACAGTTGAGCGAAGGCGGGCGCAGCACTGTGTTCGTCAAGCTGGCTGGCCGCTGGTATACGCCGCCCCTGAGCGCGGGTGTGTTGCCGGGCGTCATGCGCGCCGTATTGCTGGACGATCCGGCGTGGCAGGCGCAGGAAAAAATTCTGACACTGGATGACTTGCGCGCAGCAGACGAAGTGATCGTCTGCAATGCCCTGCGCGGCGTATTGCCGGCGCAGATCGTCTGGCCGGACTGA
- a CDS encoding Putative regulatory protein, TetR family (Evidence 3 : Function proposed based on presence of conserved amino acid motif, structural feature or limited homology; Product type pr : putative regulator) — MATTKPGERKLQILQTLATMLEQPKGEKITTAALAARVEVSEAALYRHFASKAQMFEGLIEFIEATVFGLINKIAEQQENGLSQVQAIIVMLLNFAERNPGMTRVMIGDALVNEDERLQLRMNQFVDRIELALKQALRVAVTQGQANEAEVTARAHLITGAVLGHWQRYAKTGFKQNPSAHAAAQISILLA, encoded by the coding sequence ATGGCGACGACCAAACCAGGCGAACGCAAGCTGCAGATACTCCAGACACTGGCAACCATGCTGGAGCAACCCAAGGGTGAAAAAATAACGACGGCAGCGCTGGCTGCGCGCGTGGAAGTGTCGGAGGCGGCGCTGTATCGGCATTTCGCCAGCAAGGCGCAAATGTTTGAAGGCTTGATCGAATTCATCGAGGCCACTGTGTTCGGCCTGATCAACAAGATTGCCGAACAGCAGGAAAACGGCTTGTCGCAAGTGCAGGCAATCATCGTCATGCTGCTCAATTTTGCCGAGCGCAATCCCGGCATGACGCGCGTCATGATAGGCGATGCGCTGGTCAATGAAGACGAGCGTCTGCAGTTGCGCATGAATCAGTTTGTCGACCGCATCGAACTGGCGCTCAAGCAAGCCTTGCGCGTGGCGGTCACGCAAGGGCAGGCGAATGAAGCGGAAGTCACCGCACGTGCACACCTGATTACAGGCGCGGTATTGGGGCACTGGCAGCGTTATGCCAAGACCGGCTTCAAGCAAAATCCTTCGGCGCATGCCGCCGCCCAGATATCAATACTGCTGGCTTGA
- a CDS encoding Putative hydrolase (Evidence 3 : Function proposed based on presence of conserved amino acid motif, structural feature or limited homology; Product type pe : putative enzyme), translated as MPKLTWLFDLDNTLHNASHAIFPAINLNMNAYIAQVLNEAGAVSDEAAVNAARVAYWQRYGATLLGMVNHHQVRPEDFLREAHRFDDLATMIRAERGLGKLLRRLPGRKILLTNAPRRYSHEVLRHLGLHKHFARHVPIEAMRVHGRLRPKPSKQMLRKLLAKEDIRAGRCVLVEDTVSHLKGAKSLGLRTAWVTQYLAADSSKGAVTGNGATVGHIKRPIYVDVKVKSVGQLFRQLHRLR; from the coding sequence ATGCCCAAGCTGACCTGGCTGTTCGATCTGGATAACACGCTGCATAACGCATCGCATGCGATTTTTCCGGCGATCAACCTGAACATGAATGCCTACATCGCACAGGTGCTGAACGAGGCCGGAGCAGTTTCGGATGAGGCGGCGGTGAATGCCGCGCGCGTCGCCTACTGGCAACGCTACGGCGCGACCCTGCTCGGTATGGTAAATCATCATCAGGTGCGGCCTGAAGATTTCTTGCGCGAGGCGCATCGTTTCGACGATCTGGCGACGATGATACGCGCCGAGCGCGGACTGGGAAAATTATTGCGCCGTCTGCCGGGTCGCAAAATCCTGCTGACGAATGCGCCGCGCCGTTATTCGCATGAGGTGCTGCGGCATCTGGGTTTGCATAAGCACTTCGCCCGGCATGTGCCGATAGAGGCGATGCGCGTGCATGGCCGCCTGCGGCCCAAGCCGTCGAAGCAGATGCTGCGCAAGCTGCTGGCAAAAGAAGACATCCGGGCAGGGCGCTGCGTACTGGTGGAGGACACGGTCAGTCATTTGAAAGGCGCAAAATCGCTGGGTTTGCGGACCGCCTGGGTCACCCAGTATCTGGCCGCCGATTCGAGCAAAGGCGCAGTAACTGGCAACGGCGCAACAGTGGGGCATATAAAACGCCCTATTTATGTCGATGTCAAAGTAAAATCCGTAGGGCAACTATTCAGGCAGTTGCATCGATTGCGCTAG
- a CDS encoding Conserved hypothetical protein (Evidence 4 : Homologs of previously reported genes of unknown function) — MRRYVVFIFTALLSLYTASAYADKISTPSAIVQKHAVPQRGTLYRATYGSNVSYLFGTIHVGQTAFYPLEPQVTRALSDAKKLVIEVDIRDTEAMRLAILRHGIYPDGQTINRHLSADGSAQLRQALQRAGIPFDSIARMKPWMVANLLLIQEMARHGFPTEQGIEKYFISLAQEQNKPIQELETADYQLSLFDSMTDAEQEEYLKENLAELANGDAMKKALALIAAWQNADAQALENSLLEMQKGETASDRFLQHVLLDQRNPNMANKVEALLKSDKTSFVAVGALHLLGDQGVPSLLQKRGYEVKRIY; from the coding sequence ATGCGTCGTTATGTCGTTTTTATTTTCACCGCATTATTAAGCCTGTACACAGCAAGTGCATACGCCGACAAAATTTCCACGCCATCGGCAATCGTACAGAAACATGCTGTTCCGCAGCGCGGAACGCTGTATCGCGCCACTTATGGCAGCAATGTCAGCTATCTATTCGGCACCATCCACGTCGGCCAGACAGCATTCTACCCACTCGAGCCGCAAGTGACGCGTGCATTATCGGATGCGAAAAAACTGGTGATCGAAGTCGACATCCGCGATACGGAAGCAATGCGTCTCGCCATCCTGCGACACGGCATATATCCCGATGGACAAACCATCAATCGGCATCTATCCGCTGACGGCAGTGCGCAATTGCGCCAGGCTCTGCAACGCGCCGGCATTCCATTTGACAGCATCGCCCGCATGAAGCCGTGGATGGTCGCCAATCTGCTGCTGATACAGGAAATGGCACGTCATGGCTTCCCGACCGAGCAGGGGATCGAAAAATATTTCATCTCGCTTGCACAAGAACAGAACAAACCGATACAGGAACTGGAAACGGCCGACTATCAACTCTCGCTGTTCGACAGCATGACTGACGCAGAGCAGGAAGAATACCTGAAGGAAAATCTTGCCGAACTCGCCAATGGCGATGCAATGAAAAAAGCTTTGGCTTTAATCGCTGCATGGCAGAACGCCGACGCCCAGGCACTGGAAAATTCCCTGCTTGAAATGCAAAAGGGAGAAACGGCTTCGGATAGATTCTTGCAGCATGTCCTGCTGGACCAGCGCAATCCGAATATGGCGAACAAGGTGGAAGCATTGCTGAAGAGCGACAAGACGAGCTTTGTTGCGGTTGGCGCGCTGCACTTGCTGGGTGACCAAGGCGTACCCAGCCTGTTGCAAAAGCGCGGTTACGAAGTGAAAAGAATATATTGA
- a CDS encoding Hypothetical protein; putative EAL and GGDEF domain; putative membrane protein (Evidence 5 : No homology to any previously reported sequences), with protein sequence MNTIQLFEWLSVYIRAIRIAMIPLLAILIAGIYVLVYATGGIKFVYSHSMYLAILLAGFVFGVRGGLIVGLLGGITLGPLMPIDVSTGEQQNAINWLYRTGFFILIGTACGGASDSVRSYLRHLKWIARHDPVTRLPNRHALLKALYDIQKIKSPSHLHALVVVSLQNTTELKSAFGFDITEAVIQQSADRYQGILQDKAGVYRIDPEQLGILIESRDAQVIDILLAALVKSAQQPYQFNAIPIHVDSRLGYVTFSKVIQAPELYLQRAESALTSANEKAQDCVAYSPEISNFAKENLSILGNLMSALEEGQLSMHYQPKISIKTGEIHGVEALMRWNHPERGNIPPGIFIPRAEQSTLINLITEFALEQAMKQIVEWRENDIHLAIAVNISPRNLLQPGFSDLVLQLLQRYDVSGQFLELEVTEGALMTDIAHSISELSRLANAKITISIDDFGTGYSSLQYLHQLPISLIKIDQSFVRRLPDDKGAIHIVEAAVTLAHKMGMRTIAEGVENQRAYTLLADLGCDIAQGFMISRPLPAAELEKWLAQYKGSAVYAQV encoded by the coding sequence ATGAACACCATACAATTGTTCGAATGGCTCAGCGTATATATCCGCGCAATACGGATTGCCATGATCCCCTTGCTCGCCATCCTGATCGCCGGCATTTATGTTCTGGTGTATGCCACCGGGGGCATCAAATTCGTTTATTCACATTCAATGTATCTGGCCATACTGCTGGCCGGATTTGTATTCGGCGTACGAGGCGGATTGATCGTGGGACTGCTGGGCGGCATCACCCTGGGGCCGCTCATGCCTATCGATGTCAGTACCGGAGAACAGCAGAACGCCATCAACTGGCTCTATCGAACCGGATTCTTCATATTGATCGGGACGGCCTGCGGCGGTGCCAGCGATAGCGTGAGGTCTTATCTTCGACACTTGAAATGGATTGCGCGTCATGACCCGGTCACCCGACTGCCGAATCGCCACGCATTGCTGAAGGCCTTATACGATATCCAGAAAATAAAAAGTCCCTCGCATCTGCATGCTCTTGTCGTGGTCTCGCTGCAAAATACGACGGAGCTGAAATCAGCATTTGGCTTCGACATCACCGAAGCAGTGATCCAGCAATCCGCCGATCGTTACCAAGGCATCTTGCAAGACAAGGCAGGAGTCTATCGCATCGACCCGGAACAATTAGGCATCCTGATAGAAAGCCGGGATGCGCAGGTAATCGATATCCTGCTCGCAGCATTGGTCAAAAGCGCACAGCAACCCTATCAATTCAACGCCATTCCGATTCATGTGGATTCACGGCTTGGTTATGTCACCTTCAGCAAGGTGATACAAGCACCCGAGCTCTATCTGCAACGGGCTGAATCGGCCTTGACCTCTGCCAATGAGAAAGCGCAGGACTGCGTTGCCTACAGCCCGGAAATCAGCAATTTTGCCAAGGAAAACCTATCCATCCTCGGCAACCTGATGAGCGCCCTCGAAGAAGGACAACTGTCCATGCATTACCAACCGAAGATCTCCATTAAAACCGGTGAAATTCACGGCGTGGAAGCACTCATGCGATGGAATCATCCGGAACGCGGCAACATTCCTCCCGGCATTTTTATCCCGCGTGCGGAGCAAAGCACGCTCATCAATCTCATTACCGAATTTGCCCTGGAACAGGCCATGAAGCAAATTGTGGAATGGCGGGAAAACGATATCCATCTTGCGATCGCAGTCAACATCTCGCCGCGCAATCTGCTGCAACCCGGCTTCTCGGATCTGGTACTGCAGCTGCTGCAACGCTACGATGTAAGCGGTCAATTTCTGGAACTGGAAGTAACGGAAGGCGCCTTGATGACCGATATTGCGCACTCCATATCGGAACTAAGTCGTTTGGCAAATGCAAAAATCACCATTTCCATCGATGACTTTGGCACCGGCTATTCCTCATTGCAGTACTTGCACCAGCTTCCTATCTCCCTCATCAAAATAGACCAATCCTTTGTGCGCAGACTTCCCGACGACAAAGGCGCGATACACATCGTAGAAGCCGCCGTGACACTGGCGCATAAAATGGGCATGCGAACCATCGCCGAAGGAGTGGAAAATCAACGTGCCTACACACTGCTGGCAGATCTGGGATGCGATATTGCACAGGGCTTCATGATTTCTCGTCCATTGCCTGCTGCCGAGCTTGAAAAATGGCTGGCGCAATACAAAGGGAGTGCCGTGTACGCGCAAGTGTGA
- the argB gene encoding Acetylglutamate kinase (NAG kinase) (AGK) (N-acetyl-L-glutamate 5-phosphotransferase) (Evidence 2a : Function of homologous gene experimentally demonstrated in an other organism; PubMedId : 16376937; Product type e : enzyme) translates to MNADLTVVSPQIQAQILAEALPYIRKFHGKTIVVKYGGNAMTEERLKHSFARDVILLKLVGMNPVVVHGGGPQIDNALKKIGKQGTFIQGMRITDEETMEVVEWVLGGEVQQDIVMLINHYGGQAVGLTGKDGGLIRARKMNMPDRENPGKFLDIGFVGDIEAINPAVVKALQDDAFIPIISPIGFGDDGQAYNINADVVAGKIAEILRAEKLIMMTNIAGVQDKQGNLLTDLSAREIDEMFEDGTISGGMLPKISSALDAAKSGVNTVHIIDGRIEHSLLLEVLTEQAFGTMIRSH, encoded by the coding sequence ATGAATGCCGATCTTACTGTAGTTTCGCCGCAAATACAGGCGCAAATCCTGGCCGAGGCGCTGCCGTATATCCGCAAATTCCACGGCAAGACCATCGTCGTCAAATACGGCGGCAACGCCATGACCGAAGAGCGTCTGAAGCACAGCTTCGCACGCGATGTGATCCTGTTGAAGCTGGTCGGTATGAACCCGGTCGTTGTGCACGGCGGCGGTCCGCAGATCGACAACGCGCTGAAAAAAATCGGCAAACAGGGCACCTTCATCCAGGGTATGCGCATCACCGATGAAGAAACGATGGAAGTCGTCGAATGGGTGCTGGGCGGCGAAGTGCAGCAGGATATCGTGATGCTGATCAATCATTACGGCGGCCAGGCAGTCGGCCTGACCGGCAAGGATGGCGGCCTGATACGTGCGCGCAAAATGAATATGCCGGATCGCGAAAATCCGGGCAAGTTCCTCGACATCGGTTTTGTCGGCGATATCGAAGCGATCAATCCTGCCGTCGTGAAAGCGCTGCAGGATGATGCCTTTATCCCGATTATTTCGCCTATCGGTTTCGGCGACGACGGCCAGGCCTACAACATCAATGCCGACGTGGTGGCCGGCAAGATCGCGGAAATTCTGCGAGCGGAAAAGCTGATCATGATGACCAATATTGCCGGCGTACAGGACAAGCAGGGCAATCTGCTGACTGACTTGTCGGCGCGTGAAATCGATGAAATGTTTGAAGACGGCACGATTTCCGGCGGCATGCTGCCGAAGATTTCCTCCGCCCTGGATGCAGCAAAGTCGGGCGTCAATACCGTGCACATCATCGATGGCCGCATCGAGCATTCGCTGCTGCTGGAAGTGCTGACCGAACAGGCATTCGGTACGATGATACGTTCGCACTAG
- a CDS encoding Conserved hypothetical protein; putative exported protein (Evidence 4 : Homologs of previously reported genes of unknown function): MLKILFGFLLLINGGLYAFQQGWLDAWSPASREPSRLAQQLNPAQLKLIPAPAARPAAVAPSAVAPSAVNALAAATPEEPEAEKNMARADKISNVLACTEVGNFDAVEAKRFETQLASLALGERLTRRTIQEHARHMVYIPPQASKDAAEKKAGELKRLGVEDFFVIQDGSALQWGISLGIFKSEEAARNHLNALNQKGVRSARIGTHSPSANKVAFQLRGLDTAAKNSVVKIKGSFPRQELRECAGTAAG, from the coding sequence ATGCTAAAAATCCTGTTCGGCTTCCTGTTATTGATCAACGGCGGCTTGTATGCGTTTCAGCAAGGCTGGCTGGACGCATGGTCGCCGGCCAGTCGCGAACCCTCGCGGCTGGCGCAGCAATTGAATCCGGCTCAACTCAAGCTGATACCGGCACCTGCAGCCAGGCCCGCCGCTGTCGCGCCATCTGCTGTCGCGCCATCTGCTGTCAATGCGCTTGCCGCCGCCACCCCTGAAGAGCCTGAAGCGGAAAAAAATATGGCGCGTGCAGACAAGATTTCGAATGTGCTGGCATGCACCGAGGTCGGTAATTTCGATGCAGTCGAAGCTAAACGCTTTGAAACGCAACTGGCGTCGCTGGCACTCGGCGAGCGCCTGACACGTCGCACGATTCAGGAACATGCGCGGCACATGGTCTACATCCCGCCGCAAGCCAGCAAGGATGCGGCAGAGAAAAAGGCCGGCGAACTCAAGCGTCTGGGCGTGGAAGATTTTTTCGTGATCCAGGACGGTTCGGCACTGCAGTGGGGCATTTCGCTGGGAATATTCAAATCCGAAGAGGCGGCGCGCAATCATCTGAATGCCTTGAATCAAAAAGGCGTGCGCAGTGCGCGCATAGGCACGCATAGTCCGAGCGCCAATAAGGTCGCATTCCAGCTGCGCGGGCTGGATACGGCGGCCAAAAACAGCGTAGTCAAAATCAAGGGAAGTTTCCCGCGCCAGGAATTGCGCGAGTGCGCGGGCACGGCTGCGGGCTAG